Within the Telopea speciosissima isolate NSW1024214 ecotype Mountain lineage chromosome 4, Tspe_v1, whole genome shotgun sequence genome, the region ATAAGTGGTCAGGATAGCTAGAAGACATTGGGACCTGTTATTAGACCATAAAGAGCATGTTAGTGATCCAAATTGTTAATAGGAACCAGATCTTGGACCCAGTAAGGGCGCCCACCTGGGCAGCCGCCCGTTACCCacgagaaggagagagagagagagggtctgACCGACTCCCCCTCCACTCGTTCCCACTATGATTATGACTttgcaaggggggggggggggtttgggtgATTATATAAACACCTCCAAAAACCCTAACGCCCAACAACCTGAGTCTAATTAATTCTCTCTTCTCACTCTTGTTCTCCAAGTATTTTGTATTCtctgtgggattccatcttttCCATAGAATTTGTGGTGtgaagttctctgtggagaagcttGCGAGATATCTAGAGATTGCAAAAGATTGTACGTATCAGTGGTATTTTAGTAATCAAAAAGCTTGGCCCTTGATCTCTTCCGCTACCTTCCCTTATCCGTTCAGATTAGATCCGAACTATATCTATGGGATTATTAATTAACTTACACAAATAACTAAATAGATTGAAATTTTTTGGATGGCTAAATACCTGTAAAATCAGAAAACATGACCAGCAACAACTGCTTGCAAAGAGAAGGAGACAACCCATTAGCCAATTCTCACCACCTCCTGAACTCAGAGTTAGGTCTTGGAAAGGGAATATTGAAGAATTTAGGATCTTTGGGCCTGTTACCAATGCCATGGTAACAGCTCCACCAACACAGACTGCTGTCCCTACTGCCTTAGCCATGCTTCTCATGCTTCTAATATTCAGTTTCTCTAATCTGCTCAGTTTATAGAACATGCATAACAATGAGTTAGTTACTAAATAGAAGTTATGTATGTATTAGAGGATGTATATATATGCATGGATGGGTTTTGATGGACTAATTAATTACCCTACAATAGTTGCCATCAGATATGTGATTCCAGGAACCAGATTTGACGTGGCACTTCCTGTTGATGGTGAGGCCAGATAAAGACCTTCAAAAAATAGGTTCTGATAGATTGCAATActgtaaataaatccaaaacaACACCAACCATCCTAGTTAATCACAACATAGAAGATCCAAAACCacagattaaaaaaatcaattaaaactTGAATGTTATAGATTCTTGTACAAACATACCCAATAAAAGAAgcaataaaaatcaaagaaaagcttctCAATCCCATAGAACTCCTGTTCGTCTTTTTCCtgccaacaaaataaaaacaattcaGATTtcggaagagagagagagagagagagagagagagagagagagagagggagggagaaggagagatcCACCCACCCACCTGTTAGAGAAATAAGCTACAGGTGCTATGACCAAAGTAGCTATTGCTTGCCTGTAAACAACAAAAACCTTGGGACTCATTCCCTCCATAAGGGCAGCTCTGGTGAAGAGATGCAGACCTGCATAGGTAAACTGCAGTAACACCATGGCCATCGTAGGCATGTAATCTTCTAAACGACCCATTTCTATCTATCTATGTCTTCTTTTACTTACCAACAAATGATCCAAACCTCCTCTTCTAAGTTTACCAACTCAATAATAATCACAAACGCATTAGATTATTATAaccatatatatacatactaTACATGCgcagagagaggagagagagatcctTCATGGAGTCCGAATgttgagagatagagagagagcaTTCAATCGGAGTGTCTCAACTACCATCATATGTGGGGCCCTTCAATAGAAAAACACTtcaatattttatatatatctgGAGTACTTCTGGATCCAGCTCATTTGAGTTGTTCACATGTTGCACATGTCCTTCTTTAATTCTAATAAAAGCTGCCAATCAGTATTGGTTTCCCACCGATAATATATAAGGCTgaaaatggataatcgaaaatctgaattcgatatGCATCCGTATTTATTTAGGGATATttgtattcgattagagatatttagaaaaaaaatccgaatatttcgataaaaatttgaatttaaatatttaattataaaaaattaattaaataacgatcttgagaATTTTtaaagattcaacaggttctagaatatgagaaaaagataatcatgatctaaaactatggattgagagtgaattgtatccattagggggaggaaggttcgggtcacacaaggcagaggtgtaaacggatggtcgaaaatctgaattcgttTTGCATCctaatccatttagaggtatccgtattcgaccagaaAATATttgaatccgattacatccgatctgtatccgagccaaatccgatccatttacaggcCTAACAATATACATCTTCAAACTGAAAAAGAACTAGTCAAACTTCATCAATACGACAATTGTGATCAGATGTGGGATCGTGGAAGCAAATCTGATTTCCAAATTTATATGTATaatattttatgaatttttggatctttatcctctcaatttgctTCTCCAtatttgacgtcaagtacatctaatagagggggcGCAAATGATTATCCTACCCTATGCCCGAACACGTTGCCTAAGATGGGGTTCACGTGgaatccacctccctctatttgATGTATTTGTCGTCGAGTATGGACAGGCAAATTGAAAGGATAAAGATTCATGAATTTCCACCTACACGTGTTTTGCGTTGAACAATGacctttatatatatttttggtcacgtggttttttttttcaaataaaaaacacaaatatCATTTTTTATACCTTGTTTACTTGTGTTAAACATTTATGCTTTCATAAAAGGCTACACAGTAAGTGGGGCCCGTTAATAGAAAGACACTAATCACATGGCATATGTCCATTGATCTCGTCCGGAGTCTTTCTAGATCCAGCTCACTTGAGTTGTTCTATGTAGAAGATACTTGTCAAATGGCACGCCacatgtccttaattatataattttaagaaaaggaagaagaggaagaggaagagtaAGTCATGTTCAGATCGATGGAAGTATGTTCAGATTAGTGGAAGCGactaatttttaaattttctgtaccactaaaatattgtattttAGCCATTGTGGCCGGAGTGTTGCCTCACTTTAAACTGAAAAACCTTTAAACAAAAATTCTTGTAAAGCTCAATTTGCTTGCtttcaaataaaaaaccctCATTGCATATCTCTCATTAAAGGAGTAAGTAGTTGGTCATGtttataaatttgatttataggTAGATCGTATAGATCTCTATTTActtataaatttcattttaatcCCCGTTGACTAGTAATATTGTAATCCCTTAATTAATTGATCTCGAGAAGTGGAGTTTAAATATATTACGTACAAGAGTGTGATCTTAGAGAATCATAGGAAAGAGAAGTTGGAGAGTTGCACCGATATCGTTTGTGATCAAATCTATTATTGTATGTGATATGATTGCTTTACAAGAGAAGACTTTTCATACATGGATTGCTTGGGTGGTACTATTAATGCATGTGCATTAATAATTCCAATTAtatagttttttatttatttataaatttcaGCTCATAAACAATGGGTAAAAAAAGTCAAATGTAAGAATAAATAACAAAGAATAAACCACAATAAATTTAGGGCGTGGAGTGTATGACATGCGGCCTATGTGCCTAGACATAAGGTCGCACGAAATGACTATTGAGCCCCTATGAAATGGAGGAAATATCTAGGGTGGGGTGTGGTCTGGTGGTCGATTTTACGCAACCCGGTGTCTGAGTGTAGTAGGGACCACGCACCGTACACATACACACACGTAcgcgaccaggtagcattctctttcccaggGGGAAGCTTGCGCATACACGTACACGTACAAGTACGCAACCCTTTGCGCAAGCTTCCTCCTGTGTAGAGGAGAAGATGAGATTTGGGAACCGAACCGCAATCCTGACATAGGAGGAAGCTTGCACATAGGAGAAGataagatttgggattttcccaATGGTTTTTATTCCTAGTTAggaggggcatttttgtcagttcATCCCATacttttaacgttgttagtcttAGACTAACAGATTGGGTTTATGTATTAACTGTTAAGAATCTCAGGGGGGCATgcagaaattttttaaaattgagagATGTTTTCATTAttacgtcaaacctcagggagtacgtgaaaaaaacccattttaggATTAATTGTGATGTACAAGGAATATTGAGGGATTCTAACGAATAGACGTAAAGTTGATTTAGGACTGATTGTACGTGCTATACCAGGCATGGTCTTACTCTTACCAGCCAGCTGTGGATTTGTGCAAAATATACTCTCTGGCCAGGCTGGTCCTTAGTGGTTATGAGAAGTGGCGCAAGTGGAATGAATTTGAAATCACTATGGGAaacaatgaattttttttttctcacattTTTTCCCCAAAACTATATATTtaacaaaatataattttttattttgattacattttttttttttggggtacaaaacagggctattcattcataTGCACCAAatgccaaacaaaggaaaacaagatACATAACACCGATAGAGAACATGTTAAACGCGAGGTATGGATatactgtcacgcccccatcccagacaagagatataatataatataaggggtgactaggacaacgtgtgtcatcccattaagctaccaggatcactgacacagtgtctcAATGCACAGTCATAATcaatattaaagccatataatatcagagtgcggaaagggaatattacattccaaaagatcaatagttttgcggaaaagtataaaatcaaatagttacaagatgttcaaaggctaaatgataaatactataattaatacatttcccaagaccatctaataactatcaacaagggtataacagtaaatatttatacatgagctttaagccctaaaataacaaaaggggaacaagtcccaagtatcctcacgccgtaggcgcaatcgtcacaaggacacccatcGCCATGTTCTTTAAACACAGCTTCCAGCTCCTCCGTACCTACActataatctaaaaagtgtgtacacgagggggttagctccactgagccagtgaggggatggggatgcacaaactcacaattcacatagtccaatgatgcatgcatatgttaaataaatttttcacctaacatcacaactaagtcagaggtatatgctactgtgacaactcgggaaacactgtgggtcacttaacttatcgtcataatgaacctcaattgtcaccaggggGCCTACGCTGGtcaaagccaccaaaaccacccaggggcagaccccgataaccaatactaccatgactggcctctctcccctctACAGAATCaagtgtactgattacccaacacctaaacccctgttggtaagggtcgtagcataagggtgcaaaaatcctagccgcagatatactacatgcaagtcctatcgtcccgagaggtaatccgggcgcatcaacttttcatctggtttagtgctcgattaccagcacggcacgatatatacagttcaatatgacattcaattaaagatattatatatataatccgGGGCTCCGGCACCGGCGttcaccgacaccgtaacccgataagAAATGGAAGCatccacaacatcatcatatcaatcatttaataaagtatgcaaatgcacaaacatgcttaataaattatactaaTAGCATGATACATAATGCAAATATTagtaacaagcccaaacaaccaaacccactcacagtatatgttatgccccgatgttaCAAGTTGTTGCCGAgattaagtaacacgtcacaaaatggaaatttaaatctaaagaaagagt harbors:
- the LOC122659149 gene encoding WAT1-related protein At4g30420-like → MGRLEDYMPTMAMVLLQFTYAGLHLFTRAALMEGMSPKVFVVYRQAIATLVIAPVAYFSNRKKTNRSSMGLRSFSLIFIASFIGIAIYQNLFFEGLYLASPSTGSATSNLVPGITYLMATIVGLEKLNIRSMRSMAKAVGTAVCVGGAVTMALVTGPKILNSSIFPFQDLTLSSGGGENWLMGCLLLFASSCCWSCFLILQVPMSSSYPDHLSLCAWMCFLSTLQSAALAFFLEPNTSAWNLHSFSEISSCIYAGIVASAITFAVQSWCIQQRGPLFAAMFNPLLTVIVTFFACIFLHEELFIGRLAGSFAVVVGLYIVLWGKAKDFEEIKGEVGPIHDTMKTVTIKEEVEPIHDTMNTVTILIDEPLKESGKLDLEEPLLAHDKSSDVNNESQRNQ